One Lutzomyia longipalpis isolate SR_M1_2022 chromosome 4, ASM2433408v1 DNA segment encodes these proteins:
- the LOC129795894 gene encoding splicing factor YJU2, whose translation MSERKVLNKYYPPDFDPSKIPRMKLAKNRQYTVRLMAPFNMRCVTCGEYIYKGKKFNARKEDVENETYLGIRIYRFYIKCTRCLQEISFKTDPKNTDYEIEAGATRNFMALKLAEEQARKEEEEQREEEANNPMKLLENRTQQSRNEIELLESLEELRDLNRRQQTIDYDQMLQQYDTTETAREREERLARLDEEYIKTVSFGSSSSAAKVVAQEEVVETIDLAKQSLPKHEERRVEPPKAPPATGNRLKMQNLIRRKETPGPEAKKPASTGGLSLLSAYSDSESNSD comes from the exons ATGTCTGAACGGAAGGTTCTTAAT AAATACTACCCACCGGACTTCGATCCGTCGAAGATTCCGCGAATGAAGCTGGCCAAGAATCGGCAGTACACTGTCCGATTGATGGCCCCCTTCAATATGCGCTGCGTCACATGTGGGGAATACATCTACAAagggaagaaattcaatgCCCGGAAGGAGGATGTTGAGAATGAGACGTACCTGGGAATACGAATCTACAGATTCTACATAAAGTGTACACGATGCCTCCAGGAGATTTCCTTCAAGACAGACCCAAAGAACACTGATTATGAAATTGAAGCGGGTGCCACGAGGAATTTCATGGCTCTCAAGCTAGCGGAGGAGCAGGCACGGAAGGAGGAGGAAGAACAGCGTGAAGAGGAGGCAAATAACCCAATGAAATTGCTTGAGAATCGCACGCAACAGTCAaggaatgaaattgaattgctGGAATCCCTGGAGGAGCTTCGGGATCTCAATAGGAGACAACAGACAATTGACTACGATCAAATGCTCCAGCAGTATGATACAACAGAGACAGCCAGGGAGAGGGAAGAACGTCTTGCGCGTCTCGATGAGGAATACATCAAAACAGTCAGCTTTGGCTCCTCATCGTCCGCTGCAAAAGTTGTTGCGCAAGAGGAAGTTGTGGAGACAATTGATCTCGCCAAGCAGTCACTTCCGAAGCACGAAGAACGCCGAGTTGAGCCACCAAAAGCCCCCCCAGCCACTGGGAATCGtctcaaaatgcaaaatctcATTCGAAGGAAAGAAACTCCAGGTCCGGAAGCAAAGAAACCCGCCTCAACGGGTGGTTTGAGTCTCCTTTCTGCGTACTCTGACAGTGAATCCAACTCTGATTGA
- the LOC129795846 gene encoding spondin-1, translating into MICHGVAGVIITLTAALLLLPVGVVGRCDRVPEGSGASKSPADGRYRIKISGNPERYTPGEMYTVSLAGIRSMGVAHKFSGFMLTVEKETFDPIRDIGGIGIAGHFQLLGDTLAKFSDKCPNVVTHTSSLPKSDIQVLWTAPPPGSGCVVFRATVIEHRDVWYMDDGPLSKMFCEDEQDTIDVQPIIEDPCCACQEAKYELTFEGLWSRHTHPKDFPSNRWLTRFSDIIGASHTADYRFWEYGQQASEGLQQVAEHGSTRMLEGELKAQSENIRTIIKARGISYPNVTGKTFAVFRVDARHHLVSMVSMIDPSPDWIVGVSGLELCLPNCSWIENKVLNLYPWDAGTDSGPSYTSPDQPTNPRDVIRRIKSNFPNDPRSPFYDPSGGEMKAMARIHISRQRLYDKNCEATSEEDFGAFGGGSRACETTPWSTWSTCSVSCGRGERFRQRNYINPIAASQNRCNRKLQQSGTCYGTERHCRLGGGGEFQPNQPESTNEVFPDCALTDWSEWSECSNACGKGVRTRTRTYVVRSAMKKCQKASPNPPQLEQTVECLGRNCSGDIDDEYAPPPRGGYPIDGGDLDEDEEEEEDNFAFRPRQRPEVGRERENRECKMVPWSQFSPCNTSCGLGRRMRYRYPIRRGIDPMDVQSKAIDFFNRKPPLEPIEDPYDSGFNTNPMEEPEEEDPAAAEQQEDENCNEILCLEPDDPCYGESMLEIVMCGQNQPACDDVPARCLLPPTPGSCKTIRNRWFYDYRRGECAVFAYTGCDGNENNFESREDCMTSCKPSHDIQEEPQGYQAISSIPIRDQKRAETPRDCKVSHWERGPCNVTCGYGHRIKTRRILRMPQNGGKPCPRKLVRYERCDVPCNTSQDPCTYSVWSNWSPCSATCGSFSVQQRTRYVINPTPGVPCMDRIEERRCNVMPCPLGG; encoded by the exons ATGATTTGCCATGGAGTGGCTGGCGTGATCATAACACTCACTGCTGCCCTTCTTCTGCTACCGGTGGGTGTTGTGGGGAGATGCGATAGGGTACCCGAAGGATCGGGTGCAAGTAAATCACCCGCAGATGGGAGGTATCGCATAAAGATTTCCGGAAATCCCGAAAGGTACACCCCTGGGGAGATGTACACGGTGTCCCTGGCGGGCATTCGATCCATGGGGGTGGCGCATAAATTCTCAGGATTTATGTTGACCGTTGAGAAGGAAACCTTCGATCCAATACGCGATATTGGAGGCATTGGGATTGCGGGGCATTTTCAACTACTCGGCGACACCTTGGCAAAGTTCAGTGATAAATGCCCAAATGTTGTTACACACACCAGCTCACTACCCAAGTCTGATATCCAG GTCTTGTGGACAGCTCCTCCACCGGGAAGTGGATGTGTCGTCTTCAGGGCTACGGTGATTGAGCATCGGGATGTTTGGTACATGGATGATGGTCCATTAAGTAAGATGTTCTGTGAAGATGAGCAGGATACCATTGATGTGCAGCCCATCATTGAGGATCCCTGCTGTGCGTGCCAGGAGGCAAAGTATGAGTTGACTTTCGAGGGATTGTGGTCCAGGCATACGCACCCGAAGGATTTCCCCTCAAATCGCTGGCTGACGCGCTTCAGTGACATCATTGGTGCCTCCCATACGGCTGACTACAGATTCTGGGAGTATGGGCAGCAGGCAAGTGAGGGGCTGCAGCAGGTGGCTGAACATGGTTCTACGCGGATGCTGGAGGGTGAGCTGAAGGCACAAAGTGAGAATATTCGAACAATCATCAAGGCACGGGGGATTTCCTATCCGAACGTTACGGGAAAAACCTTTGCTGTCTTCCGCGTTGATGCTCGTCATCATCTTGTCTCCATGGTATCGATGATTGATCCCTCGCCTGATTGGATTGTGGGGGTTTCTGGGTTGGAGCTTTGCTTGCCTAATTGTTCGTGGATTGAGaataaagttttgaatttGTACCCATGGGATGCGGGGACGGATAGTGGTCCATCATATACGTCTCCGGATCAACCAACAAATCCACGTGATGTTATTCGGAggattaaatcaaatttcccGAATGATCCGCGATCGCCATTCTATGATCCAAgtgggggggaaatgaaggCAATGGCGAGGATACACATCTCCCGGCAGAGACTCTACGATAAGAATTGCGAAGCAACAAGTGAGGAGGATTTTGGGGCATTCGGCGGGGGGTCTAGGGCATGCGAAACAACTCCCTGGAGTACATGGAGTACGTGTTCTGTCTCCTGTGGGAGAGGTGAGAGATTCCGGCAGAGGAACTACATTAATCCCATTGCAGCCAGTCAGAATCGCTGCAACCGGAAGTTGCAGCAAAGTGGCACGTGCTACGGCACGGAGCGTCACTGTCGCCTTGGCGGTGGTGGGGAATTCCAACCAAATCAACCCGAAAGTACCAATGAAGTCTTCCCCGATTGTGCCCTGACGGATTGGTCGGAGTGGAGTGAGTGCAGCAATGCATGTGGGAAAGGGGTGCGAACACGCACACGTACCTACGTGGTGAGGAGTGCAATGAAAAAATGCCAGAAAGCATCCCCAAATCCGCCCCAGCTTGAGCAGACGGTTGAATGTCTCGGGAGGAATTGTTCCGGAGACATTGATGATGAATATGCACCACCACCACGTGGAGGATACCCCATAGATGGGGGGGATTTGGATGAAgatgaggaggaggaagaagatAATTTTGCCTTCCGGCCGCGTCAGCGTCCGGAAGTGGGACGAGAACGTGAGAATAGGGAATGCAAAATGGTTCCATGGTCACAATTTAGCCCCTGCAATACATCCTGTGGCCTAGGGCGAAGGATGCGCTATCGCTATCCCATTCGTCGGGGTATTGACCCAATGGATGTTCAGAGTAAGGCAATTGATTTCTTCAATCGTAAACCCCCTCTGGAACCCATTGAGGATCCGTACGATTCGGGATTCAACACCAACCCAATGGAGGAGCCTGAAGAAGAAGATCCAGCGGCGGCGGAGCAGCAGGAAGATGAGAATTGCAATGAGATCTTATGCCTGGAACCCGATGATCCCTGCTATGGGGAATCAATGCTGGAAATAGTGATGTGTGGACAGAATCAGCCGGCATGTGATGATGTCCCAGCGCGGTGCCTCCTCCCACCAACTCCAGGGTCGTGCAAAACCATCCGGAATCGTTGGTTCTACGACTACCGTCGAGGGGAATGTGCTGTCTTCGCCTACACGGGATGCGATGGGAATGAGAATAACTTTGAATCCCGCGAGGATTGCATGACGTCGTGCAAACCCTCCCATGATATTCAGGAAGAACCCCAAGGGTATCAGGCAATCAGTAGTATCCCCATAAGGGATCAGAAGCGTGCTGAAACACCGCGAGATTGCAAAGTATCCCACTGGGAGCGTGGACCGTGCAATGTAACATGCGGCTATGGGCATCGCATAAAGACACGCAGGATTCTGCGAATGCCCCAAAATGGGGGGAAACCCTGCCCGAGGAAACTTGTGCGGTACG